tcatataaatttcattctttttcgttcaaaaatatcaatttaaaaaatggtaaagATTCTGccggaattatttttcgacgtGTAACATCATTTCTTACACAATACCATGTACAACAAAAAATCAACCTTGTAGCATATGCATATCTATCGTAGAGCTAGAATTTCACTCGCGTGTCCCCTTGAGTTTTAAGTCACTGTTATTCAGGCCAGAACTCGGATTTGATTTATCTCGTAAGTTTGTTTCGAATGGTAGTCGTTGTGCCATGCCTATTTTTTAGCATACCTACTTCTTACATAGGACAAGAGATGAGACTGTTTTCCAGAAAAACGTGCATTCTGCCAACACCGATGCAAAGAATTGAGAGATTTCTGGATTTCCAAGAGGGTTCGTAATTTCGAGCAGTGGCGTTAGCTGCACTGATTGAGGGTAGAAGAACGCTTCCCGTAATCGAACTATTCAATCCTGTGTATTTACCACATGTCAAATTATTTTGTGGTTGATACGAAATCATTAGTCAATAACGTTCCCCGAATTACTGGTCACCATTACGCTAATTGACTGAATTAATTACCATCATCGTTCGCCGCAGAGTAACGTAGACGAATTGTTTCCACTTGAAAATTTAACCACTCAACATTATCACGATACGAGATATTCAAGTGCATCAGCTGACCAATTCCATCAACGTATTTTATTCGCCAAATCAACCATAGAACATTGGTCATTCTTTGAGCAAGGTTTCAGCCAGCTCTTGTCTGCCGAGTCAATCGAGTATAAAgtgactaacaataagaagcacataaattgaaatatgtacGTACCAAAAGAAAGTTTTTTgtgtggataaaaaaaagttcatttgTGTGCTGTAAAACAAGTGTACCTCAATCTTAGAAGGTCAATCACGCGACTTTTGTATCCCTTATACAAAAAgttctttttacaaatttttcggtGAAGTTCACCAAACATCTTATCGGGTGGATGGGAATTTCTGCTTGATTCCGAGAAAGTGGAGCTTTTTCGTTCGTTATATTTACACGAGTCTTTCGAACGCTCGGCTTTTGCGAAGTATGggtgcggaaaaaaaaatattaaaaaattatcgatttatAGGTAATTGATACTTCTCAATAAGGTCGCCTTGCTCACTGAAACGGAATTCTTTTCCTAATCAGATACGGAATACGCAAGTCGCGTGAGCGACCTTTTAAAACTGAGCTAATTCCTCTTTTCACAGGAATTTCTTTTAGCGCACAAATAAACTTTCTCGATCCacgcaaataataaaaataattttcgggCCACCctaaagtatacatatacgtagaAGCGTGATGTCGAAAAGTCGTTTGCCTTCGACTAAAATTATTCTTCCATCAGCCAAAAGTGCTCGCACGTATTTTCAAGCCTTGCGGTTCCTTTTGGGGTAAGGTCACGTCAACTGGTCGTTACTTGGTGACAGCAGTCGGGTGACgtgagatgaaagaaaaataaaaaggaccAGCAATACGGAGGGGAGAACGAGTAGGAAGTGCGGAACGGCTTCAGCCAAATTAGAAAGCGTTGTAATTGCACATCGTCGGCACGCAATCAACGACAGCTGACCACCCTAAGCtcgaaagaattttattataccgGGTCCTGTCCGTGAGGTCGTGCCAAAGCAGGTATGTAGCATAAAACGTGAGACTTGAAATATGGCAACGAGCGGATCCTGAGCTTGTCCGTAAAATTGGAAGGAACCATTACGGAAAAGTTCAATTTCAACTATGATTTTTGCACTGCTTTTCGCACTGCGATtgatcattgaaatttttcgcagACTCAAATAGCGATCACTGGGTCAagcaaaatgaaatattcgttGACTGCTTGAGCAGTTGTGTCGTTGAACTCTATTGATTGATCTGTCAAAACGCTTCGAAATGACTTTACTTCAGCGTCAAATTCACCGAATCCGTATTACAGTTTTGAGcattttaaaagtaaattcaacAGTGGTCAGTCTTTGGTGAATTAGTTTTAACAAGTTGAAACTCGATAGTTTTCGTGCAAAAATTACTGGACTATTAGAAAACATTTCTGAATGTCTAATCAGGATTCTTTGATTTTATATGCACATTTTTAGAAACTTTGTATAGAAAATGCGGTGAATATGCGAAGAAAGATTCTCAATCATACGACATCCAAAAATTGAGTcttttggaaaagaaatttttttttttaggacaactttgaaaaaaacttaGACTTTGAATTCATCCGTGGAGCAAAGTAATTCAAGAAATTCAAACCCGAGATTTGTCGATTCAAAAAGCGGAGTTCAGAATCCTAAAATATGGATGtacgtaaatgaaaattttttagtaaaacTTGAGAAAAATGGAAAGCCCTGTAAAGACAATGAaaggaatttttcaacatcggCTGTTCGTTGCTCGGACGGGGCGAGGTGAGAACAATTTATAAGGGAGCGAAACCGGTCCGTCGAACGAATCTACGATTTAACTCGGTGGTTCTGGGTCTGATTGCGAGTGATAATTCAAGGCAAGAATTTCTAGCGCCAGGTTAATACGCTTGTCACGTCGTCCTTACACGTTTTGCCTGGACTTCGGCCAGCTCGGATTTTCAACTAACGGTGGGGATGTGCTTGCAGTGAATCGAGAGAGCTTGCAGAGCAAGGGGATGATGAAATGAATGGAGGGTCCAAGGATTGGAAATGACTAGCTCCGTCGATGCAATAGAACCCGTAATGCTGCGACCCATTATATCGACGCTCAGACAATGGAGTATTCCGGTCTACGAGTACCGTGAAACCCACCGAAAGGATGCACTTTGACATCATTTCGTGGCTCTAGCACAAAGTATAGACGGTCCTCGAACCTGGGTTCGAAGAATACTCCGGCCACACAAGGCTTCGTCACATTACCGCAGAACGGATTACGATTTTTCGGAACTTGGTTCGTTACGTGTCCATGCATCCTGTTGGCTCTTTGTTGcgttttagattttttgaaGCTTCGATTTCACTGGAATAGTTGAAATTAGTACGGGTGTGTTTATTCGTTATAACGACGTTAACATCGACTAAACTAACGCCATGAATAAATTGTCACCTTGATTCGCTGGTACACTATACGCCCGTCAAGAGAATTCAAGGCTTTACATCGATCGGGACGGTGATCTTTGCACCCAGTTCACGTTGAATTTGTTCCAATGATTTTCCTTTCGTTTCGGGAACGATGAATATAACGAATAATACACCACACGCGCAAATCACACTGTACATCCAAAAGGTAGCGTAATTCCCGAAGGCTTCGACAAGGTCGTTGAATGTCCTTGTTACCAAAAAAGCCATCAACCAGTTGAAGGAACAGGCACTGCTACCGGCGATGCCTTTTATTTGTGGTGAGAATAGCTCACCTACCATCATGAATGGAATTGGCCCGAAACCGAGACTGCTCATGAGGATGAAGAGGCAAACAGATACAAGCGGGATCCAGTTGACCGATGAAACGTCCACTCCGTTCTCCTCCAAGTAATAGTATGTACCCAAAGCGAGCATGCCGACCGCCATTGCACTTATCGATGCGAGAAGCAGAATCTTACGGCCCAGCCTATCAACTATGAGCAGACTGGTGAAGGTCGATACGACCTGTAGAGCTCCAACAATGATCGTGGATGCATCGGTGGAAATGGCACCGTTCTGACCAAAAATACTTCCAGTATAGAATACAATCGCATTGACACCGCTCATTTGCTGGAAGAACATCAAACCATAGGCTATTATCAGTCCGTTTCTTGCTACTTTCGACCTCATTGCTGCAAGAAATGAACCTTTGTACTGCAACTCTTCCGCAAGGACTAACTTCCTCGTGATAAGCTCACGCTCGACGTCATATTTAGGGCCTCGTACTCTGAAGAGACTGTCCCTAGCCTCTTCTTCTCGGTTCTTCATCAAATAGTATGTCGGACTTTCCGGCATGAATGAAAACACGACGAAGAAAATTAGCGGAACGGCCGCGAAAGTCATCGATAAATAGTATATCGGTATCAGGGTGCCGAGAATGTACGAAATCAGAATTCCAGATGTCAGCATCAACTCGTGAAACGCGCCTAGCCTTCCTCGGATCGTCTTCTCGCCTATTTCTGCGGTGTAAACTGCCACCGCAACGCAGAATCCGCCTCCACTGAAGCCGAGTAGAAACCTTCCGACACAAAACATGGCTACCGAGTTGGCCCAGATGACGAGTGACCATCCAATGGTGTAGGGAACGACTAGTATCAGCATGCTGCGCTTTCTGCCGAAAGCGTCCATCATCAATCCCATCGGAATACAGATTGCCGCTGATCCCAAATTCGTCACCGAACCGATCCACGAAAAGTCCGAGGTGCTCATAGTGATGTTGTACTGTTCTGCCAATTTTTCTCCGGAATCGCCGCCTGACGTCGACCATCCCAAGACTCCACCGAATGCCAGTGCTCCAAGGGTAGCAGACAGTGCGGCAAAGTATTGAGGCAGCTGTTTAGCTGGAACGGCTGGTTTTGAATCATCGCCGCTTGACACCGATAATGTCAATTCTGACACAGTTATTATCTTCTCGGTCATCATGCTGGTATGTCTGCTTGCACGAACGACGTCCCCTTCCTCACCTACATCATAAATAATGGATTGATCATCGGTGGCCAAAACGAATCATTTGACAACACAGACTTGTACACTTCTAGCACACGACTCGGATGAAGCGAAATAGACCTAGCATTCCAACttcaactatttttattttttctttcaattcatcAAATTGTCAACAGTCTGAGACTACTTATGTCCGTACTGACCGATCCGTTTACCAAATTAGAAGAGACGTTAGCTTAGACTATGTTTGTgataaaattcgaaatctAGAATCTAGCACATCTGCTGTTCAAACTTTTGATCACAGGCATAATATTTTCGTACGATTTCATCTGTTGACCATATGTTTGAGAATCGTACAACGAATTCAGAACTTTTGGAAATTAGTTCTTTGTACAAATTCATTTTGACACGTACAGAAACCGGTTTGCTTGGTATTCTCATACATTTCACTGACATCAAAGTTAAATTCTTTATATACGTATGATTatgattaaattattatatacattgaTCCAAAATTGACCACCATTCATACATTAATCCATCGAGTATTAAGCAATCTTAACAGCACGATAAGAGTATGGGTGAATATCGAGGgcgaacttttttttcttcacaacaCAATTGAAATACAAATAACTTCCAGtgcaacaacttttttttctttaatcgtAGTCACAATTTTCTGCAACGTAAAGAATTAACATACACGATTCAAGTGTTTACAATTATGACACATCTCGACATATTTATAGAGCTTGATGAAGAAATTTCGGTCAACTTACATTGCACAAAGTTCGATTGTTTGGTAAGAATACAATCTTAATGCATGTACAGCAGAAGTCAAACCAATTGTTAGTGACTTGAAAATTGTCGATGCGTTTATccgtatgaaaaattgtcgaatcGCTGGTAgtcattttgcatttttaagCCGATAATGATCAGTTTCTATATCGCCACAGTACAACATCAAATTCCACAAACAACGTACCACTGATTGTCAGGAGAGCGTGCAAAAAAACCTCTTTCTCTCAAAGATTGTCAGAAAACAAGTCTTTTTTGGCCTGCGGTAAACATTGACCGCAAACGATAAACCGTCACTGACTAACGAAATTTATGCTACTGTAGATTTATCCAAGCAAACGTCTTTCGAAGCTTGTTCATACTTATCTTATCAGgctcattttcaagtttaagTGGAATTCGCGATCTAGACACATGCTTGGGAAACCTATTGCAGGTCGAACTTGGAAATTGTGTAATTACTTATCAGTTCGCTCTTTGTTGTTTCATAGTTTCAAAAGTTTATTATTCTATAAACCTAATCAATGTGTGGATAAGTATTATCTAAGTTATTAACTGTACGAATTGTATCACGTACGTCGTTTCACACAAAGGCGTGTACAAGATGTATAAAATCAGACACTGGGAAGTATATATCGGATGGTAATGTTATGTAATAATCTACGGTAATCTAAACGTTATAAtcgtataataaattgaatgaaacttgCAGAAAATgaacatatgaaaatattgtatagTTCATATAGTGTATGTTTATATAGTGTAATTATGAGAATATAAAACCAAGTAGAATTTTTGTTCTGCCGTTGTAAAAACTGAAGCTTACGCAAAGTTTACGCTTGTAACGATAATCCTCGATCTGTTACTGCATAAAAACTGTTAATGGCACAGTTATGGAAGACCTCGGaaaagaatcatttttttcttcaaaaatagGTCAGCATTGCTTATTTATCAGTACTTCGGAGGTTGCACGTGCCGAACGAATAActgcaaagagaaaaaactttttgaaagaaatactCGCATTTTTGTGGCTGTATAATTTTCCTTGTGAAAGGAGCACGTGCAAGGCAGAGTGGGTGATGTTTTTGGGACAAGAAACTGAAacgcgtcaaatgaaaatgaaaaccgAAAGAGTATTCATAAGAAATTATTCGaggttcaaaaattttcgtcataCTTTCATACGATTTGAACATTTCCTTTTCTTCCGAAGTTTTCCTTTACTTTaccatatatgtacatattacaTGGAAGTGCGGCGTAATGTTATCTTGAGAAACATTCTTAATTTTATCCTGCTTTGCGAGAAGTTAAAAGTCCTTTTGGTACTGTATTGATGTCGGTAAAGATAAGAAGTTTATTATGTTTACGAAAGAAGTTTAggttaacaaaattttcgatgaaaacgGAGAAATATCAATATTCACTAGTATATGCTTAATAGTCTATTTATGATGCCAGCGATAAAGAAATTGGCTTATGAAACAGCgcaatggaatgaaaaaattcaccaagtCAGGCAATTGCAGAATTTAAAGTAAGAGGTTTCTTGACGTTATTGCAATGCAAGAAAAGTAAAGTGAAACATTTGAAGCCAGACAAAGATTGCAGTGTGTAACCAAAGTGATAGATCAGTTGGACAGCTAGGCTGTCATCGAATACCTTAGTGAAACTTCAATCGAGTACCTATTAATTAATAAAGATACAACTAatgttatttaaaataaaatttatttcatcttacaattagtttctATCATTTGAGTCATTTCTTTTAATCGCGATCGTGAAAACTTGCGTGAAAACCGCCTGAATCCAATGATCAATGAATCAGTTGAGTCAGACAAagctatttttataatttttattctagacaaattttttacttacacGTCACAGCACCGCCTGGGGCATCAACCACAACCCTTGGCATAACCGTTTAGGCTAATCTCAGACTGACAAATTCTGGTTGATGACTTGAGGCAGAGCTTACCCTGCAAGTGTAAGAAGTaatgaagatataaatttgataaactagtgaattcgaaaaattagcgacggagccaggaatcgaacctggtatctagagatgcttgaccggagccttactgcactagaccacctagccgccctgactctgttgtcgttaattcctctcatcaccagtttagttcaaatttgttttcttgtgcttTGTATGTGTGAATAGAAACTTTTCGTCTCTTAAGCACCCGatgtaagaatgtatgtaaGGAATGTTTACATGTTGGAATCTTACGTTTCTGATGGGAAGCACGTGAGACGGTCAAAGACCtcctaaaaattgaaatgcggatatgcattATCATTAGTTACGAGACAATTCAGTGTTGAAGATGATCcactaggtggtctagtggagtaaggctccggtcaagcatctctagataccaggttcgattcctggctccgtcgttaatttttcgaattcaccagtttatcaaatttatatcttcaacaatGAATTGTCTCGTTCCTTACACACATTCTTACATCAGGAATGTAAGAAGTAATGGTTGTAGAAGccttccaattttttctgaaatctgTTCGatcaattgaataatatgCGCCGTagatcagaaaaaaaaaatctttgtcaGCTGGGATCGGTTTTTTATCTTTTAGGTACAGTCAGTTTCATTCTCCAATCTCACAATTGTGCCAAACATGTTAGAATACGTCATCGTTGATAGGAAAATTATCACTTTCTGTCTTACCTGTTTGTACGTTGGATGATACGTTTACAATTAAAACATGACTTTATCTCGAAAGTTAATTGAAGTTTGACGGTTCaagattgaataaaatgttgaagTCGGTGATGAAAGATGATTCGTTCGTTTAGTTTACAGTCGGCAAAAGCCTTCGAAGTTGAGCCGAACGACGCGTTTCTGTCGTAAAAATTGATCGGATACCGTCTGACGTGGATCTTGAAATTATTGATTAAAAACttgagaaattattcacaTTGCTGGTACGTGATGACGACTGTTGCAGATATTCACCAATTTACATTCTGAATTGAGTTAAATTAAATAACGTGTAAGAGGAATATCGACTTGCTCATCTGACGTTTTCTCGTTGAGTGCTTTGTACCTCCTCTTTTCACCGCTTCCCAGGTTCTCACTAACTAGTAAAAATGTTAATGGACGCGTATGCGAACACTTGTCATGCTACAGTATTCGTAAATAGAAGGAGAGGGAAGATACGAAATTCCAACAAGCACAGCGCGTTATCAACCTGGCCGTTAAACAGTCGAGAGAAAAGTTGGAGCGATAGAAGCACCTGATTTATGACGCGGAAACATTCCAATACATCTGTGTAAAGATGGATTTGTCCTTTGTTAATTCCGTATTGCCATCTTTTGCGTTGAATAAAACGCGGAACATGTAGTTCATCGCAGTTTACTAGCACGTGTAATtaatcggattttttttttaacttgatttttttcacactgaataacttttacaatttcaaatatttttgaacaaactTTGGTTTTTACACTCAGTGTAATATGTACTTCTGAACAGTGAGGCCTTTCAGATTCTCAATATCTAGTTTTCCGTCAAAGTTGGAAAATCAATCAGActcgataaataaataaatttttttactctataGTGCGGTAAATTTAATCAGTCAAACAGTATTTAGAAGAAAATTGGCAAGCTCCTAAGATCATTATTTCTTCTACGTAGATACGTTAGCAGGATAAGCCCACCCTTACGTAGCTGGAAAGTTCAATTTAAttggtgattttcaaaaatgttatATTTTGCAACGCCGCACTAGTCATGAATCCAGTTTCCTTATTCGGTTGAATTCGTTAAGGTTCGCAGCTTATAGAAATGAAGTACGTAGTTGAttactttttgaaaatcaactcTAAAAGTACGTTTTCAGTCGTCTTCTCCCACtgtctgaaattgaaaaaataaacgtcgTACCGTCCCACacataatttaaattttcattttaatttagtTGCTTCGAAAATGTCAAGCCTCTGAGCCTGCTTTCCTATGTAATGAATTTATGAATCTGCGAAAAGAACAAGTGTAAGAATTAGGCTTACTTTAATTATTCGTAACGCCGTTTACATTTGAATAAGTATGAACGGTGTGAAtaatgttcaattttatttccatacTCTTGTACACCAGGATTCTAGAATACACTGAAGAAATAATGGAatgaagtagaaaaatttagtaaaaaaaacgtaagaaaCTTATCGAGCACCCGATAGCAACTACAATCACGATAAATTTTAACATtacgactttttttttctcagaaacAAATACAATTGATTAGATGCAACTGTCATGAATGTCagaaaattcgataaataataattcccaAGTTCAGTGTACAAAAGTTACCGCGTTGCGAAAATAGCCGGAGTCCATCGCTGACTTTCAAATGGGTCTGCATTTTCGTGAAGCTTCTGGTCACCCATATCGCgattgatttttctaaaaataattttcagccCGATATCTCCTCCGCTAGTGTTAtattggaaatatttcgatgttcagtaaaagtaatttttccCTGTCATCATTGACAAACTTGTTTCTGTTTGATTATTTAAAACTAAAGGGCTGAATACACCAGtgaatgaatatgaatttatATACTCAGGTAACGATACAGAGCGGGTTAGTGTTTGCGTGAGAACGAGTTTTGTGAATCCGTACTGGTATTCAAATGCCTACCGCGACAAGATAGTCGGTGATGAATTCATAGCGAAATTGGATGATCTACGAGTGAGTCAGAATGATATCTTCCGAAGCGGGAATCGTCTTTGCACCCAGCTCTCGCTGAATTTGCTCCAGAGGCTTTCCCTTCGTCTCTGGGACAATGAATATAACGAATATTACACCGAGTGCGCAAATAAGACCGTATAGCCAGAAGGTAACGTAGTTACCAAAGGCCTTAACGAGGTCGTTATAAGTCCTTGTTACTAGAAAGGTTATTAACCAGTTTAAGGTGCAGGCACTGCTACCAGCGATGCCCTTTATTTGCGGTGAGAACAGCTCGCCAACCATCATGAATGGAATTGGCCCGGCACCAAGACCGCAAACGAGAATAAAGAAGCAAACAGATACAAGCGGAAGCCAGGTGATCGATGAAACGTCGACTTCGATGTGCTCCAGGTAGTAAAAGATTCCCAGAGAAAACATGCCTAACGCCATTGCTCCCATTGAACCCAGAAGCAGAACCTTACGCCCAAGCTTGTCGACGGTGAGCACGCTGATAAAAGTCGCTACGACCTGAAGAATCCCGACAATGATTGTCGATAGATCCGTAGAAATAGAGCCGTTTTCACTGAACATAGACccggtgtaaaaaatgatcgCATTGACGCCGCTCATTTGCTTGAAGAACATCAAGCCGTAGGCAATGAAGAGGCCCCTTATCGCCACCCTCGTCTTCATTGCTCTGAGAAACGACCCTTTGTACCGCAATTCTTCGGCAAGAGCCGACTTCCTCACCTGCAGTTCACGTTCGATGTCATATTTGGGACCTCGCACTCTGAGAAGATTGGTCCTGGCCTCTTCTTCTCGGTTCTTCATCAAATAGTATGTTGGACTTTCCGGCATGAACGAAAACACGGTGAAGAAAATCAGCGGAACGACCGCGAAAGTCATCGACAAATAGTATATCGGTATTAGAGGACTGAGAATGTACGAGATCAGAGTTCCGAAGGTCAGCATCAGCTCGTAAAATGCCCCCAGCCTTCCTCGGATCGTCATCTCGCCTATTTCCGCCGTGTAAACTGGTACCGCAACGCAGAATCCGCCTCCACTGAAGCCGAGTAGAAACCTTCCGACACAAAACATGGCTACCGAGTTGGCCCAGATGACGAGTGACCATCCAATGGTGTAGGGAACGACTAGCATCAGCATGCTGCGCTTTCTGCCGAAAGCGTCCATCATCAATCCCATCGGAATACAAATTGCTGCTGCTCCGAGATTAGCGATTGAACCGATCCAAGAAAAGTCCGAAGTGCTCATAGTGATGTTGTACTGTTCCGCCAACTTTTCACCCGAGGTACCACCTGCAGCTGACCATCCTAAAACTCCTCCCAAACAAAGTGCTCCAAGGGTTGCAGACAATGCAGCAAGGTACTGAGGCAGCTTTTGTCCTTCAAGCACTGACTTCGATTCGACATTTGACGACAGTGTTGTCTGGGATACATCCTTTACCATCTTTGTCATACTGGCTTCACTTGTTTGATAAAGCGGTATCTGCTCAGTCACCTGCAAGGTCAACATGTCAGCAATTCGGTGTTGGAAAGTACATATGAAAAGTAAATAATGCATTTATGCACGATAAGATTTCGACAATTAGGGGCACAGGCACCGGACGCGGTGAAATTGACTTGACCTTCACACCTTTCATCTTTGATTCTTATTCGCATAAGTTTTAGAACACGTACTCGCACGTTTGGTAATATTTTTCTGGCTTCATACATCTGCAGGAGATATTTTCTCTTTGGATGTTCGGAAGTCagcttgtaatttttttaattactctgACGCACATTTTAATGCCTTGCTGATGATCGTGATCGGTAAGCTCTATCCGTTCACCTTGCAAACCGAGCAAACCTTGAATCAGccacaaaataataaataaaaatatcgaggaCAGTATAATCTCGAAGTGGTTGTAAATTTCTTGTAATACGAGCTGTCGCTATAAAAACATACCAGTTTGAAGAATGCGGTGCGATGAACGCCTCAGTTTCGGAAGTTTGCAAAGTCAATTGTGTTCCTTTACTCGCTGCAAACTGATCGCAAGTAATCATCGAATATACGTGAAGGCGGAACTCGTACGACTGTAAATTAAGACCGATGTATCCGATGTATTGCAGTGTTTTTTGAAGCATTATTGCGCTAATCTTATCTGTCTGATTTCAAGATATTGTATGCATAACTAATGCACCAAGCGCTGGGCA
The Neodiprion fabricii isolate iyNeoFabr1 chromosome 5, iyNeoFabr1.1, whole genome shotgun sequence genome window above contains:
- the LOC124184075 gene encoding facilitated trehalose transporter Tret1-like isoform X2 yields the protein MMTEKIITVSELTLSVSSGDDSKPAVPAKQLPQYFAALSATLGALAFGGVLGWSTSGGDSGEKLAEQYNITMSTSDFSWIGSVTNLGSAAICIPMGLMMDAFGRKRSMLILVVPYTIGWSLVIWANSVAMFCVGRFLLGFSGGGFCVAVAVYTAEIGEKTIRGRLGAFHELMLTSGILISYILGTLIPIYYLSMTFAAVPLIFFVVFSFMPESPTYYLMKNREEEARDSLFRVRGPKYDVERELITRKLVLAEELQYKGSFLAAMRSKVARNGLIIAYGLMFFQQMSGVNAIVFYTGSIFGQNGAISTDASTIIVGALQVVSTFTSLLIVDRLGRKILLLASISAMAVGMLALGTYYYLEENGVDVSSVNWIPLVSVCLFILMSSLGFGPIPFMMVGELFSPQIKGIAGSSACSFNWLMAFLVTRTFNDLVEAFGNYATFWMYSVICACGVLFVIFIVPETKGKSLEQIQRELGAKITVPIDVKP
- the LOC124184076 gene encoding facilitated trehalose transporter Tret1-like, which gives rise to MYEARKILPNVRVTEQIPLYQTSEASMTKMVKDVSQTTLSSNVESKSVLEGQKLPQYLAALSATLGALCLGGVLGWSAAGGTSGEKLAEQYNITMSTSDFSWIGSIANLGAAAICIPMGLMMDAFGRKRSMLMLVVPYTIGWSLVIWANSVAMFCVGRFLLGFSGGGFCVAVPVYTAEIGEMTIRGRLGAFYELMLTFGTLISYILSPLIPIYYLSMTFAVVPLIFFTVFSFMPESPTYYLMKNREEEARTNLLRVRGPKYDIERELQVRKSALAEELRYKGSFLRAMKTRVAIRGLFIAYGLMFFKQMSGVNAIIFYTGSMFSENGSISTDLSTIIVGILQVVATFISVLTVDKLGRKVLLLGSMGAMALGMFSLGIFYYLEHIEVDVSSITWLPLVSVCFFILVCGLGAGPIPFMMVGELFSPQIKGIAGSSACTLNWLITFLVTRTYNDLVKAFGNYVTFWLYGLICALGVIFVIFIVPETKGKPLEQIQRELGAKTIPASEDIILTHS
- the LOC124184075 gene encoding facilitated trehalose transporter Tret1-like isoform X1 — protein: MPRVVVDAPGGAVTCEEGDVVRASRHTSMMTEKIITVSELTLSVSSGDDSKPAVPAKQLPQYFAALSATLGALAFGGVLGWSTSGGDSGEKLAEQYNITMSTSDFSWIGSVTNLGSAAICIPMGLMMDAFGRKRSMLILVVPYTIGWSLVIWANSVAMFCVGRFLLGFSGGGFCVAVAVYTAEIGEKTIRGRLGAFHELMLTSGILISYILGTLIPIYYLSMTFAAVPLIFFVVFSFMPESPTYYLMKNREEEARDSLFRVRGPKYDVERELITRKLVLAEELQYKGSFLAAMRSKVARNGLIIAYGLMFFQQMSGVNAIVFYTGSIFGQNGAISTDASTIIVGALQVVSTFTSLLIVDRLGRKILLLASISAMAVGMLALGTYYYLEENGVDVSSVNWIPLVSVCLFILMSSLGFGPIPFMMVGELFSPQIKGIAGSSACSFNWLMAFLVTRTFNDLVEAFGNYATFWMYSVICACGVLFVIFIVPETKGKSLEQIQRELGAKITVPIDVKP